TAATTGAGGGATTGTTAATTCACCGATTTTTTCCCCTGTTTTCGCATGAAATGCTTCACTTGATGGAGTAGCATCACTTGTCTGAATCACTTCTCGATTAACTGTCTTTTGATAATCAGTTTTCTCCCAATTCCTTGAAATGGCCTGGGCTTTTTCAGGTTGAAAGGTTGCGACACTCTTCTGACTCCACCATTCATATCCGCTCCAGCCGGTTACAATCATGCCGATTAAAATGAGTAGAATACTGAGCTTCTTTACCAACAGTAATCACCTTCTTTAGAAATCGAGATAGGCGTTCGCCTATCTCGATGGGATGGTATGTGTATTAAGAGTGGACGCGTCTTTTTAAAAGTAGAAGAGAGCCGAATGCTGCGATGGCAAGGCCAAGCAACATATAAACAGGATAGCTAGTCGCTGTATCGGCCATTTCAGCGCCTTCGCTGTCAGCTGCTTCTGAGCTTTCTTCGCTTGTCATCTCTTCATCGGAAGATTCGCCGCCTGATGTAGCTTCTTCATCAGATGAAGTAGAGCCGCTATAGGAATGAGTTTCACAAGCTTCACCATCATTGTCACGGTCAAGGTCGCTTGGGTCCGCATCAGGGTCGTTGCTTTCATAATAATTTTGCGCTTCTTCTTGAGAAGAGAAATCATCGCAATTCTTATCATCAGCCGCATACCCTACGTTCGTAAATCCAAATACCAATAAGAAAGTTGCTAACAAAGAAACGAGCTTTTTCATGTTCTTCCTCCCCGGATTAAGTATTTTTTTGCCATCCCTTGTTATATGGTAACAGCTTCCAGTTGTTAGGTCATGTAATATGTCAGAATAAATAGAATAAAGAGAATATTTTACTATGGTTAGAAAATGAGTTTCAGTAAAGAGGGAATACCTGGGAAA
The sequence above is drawn from the Pseudalkalibacillus hwajinpoensis genome and encodes:
- a CDS encoding excalibur calcium-binding domain-containing protein → MKKLVSLLATFLLVFGFTNVGYAADDKNCDDFSSQEEAQNYYESNDPDADPSDLDRDNDGEACETHSYSGSTSSDEEATSGGESSDEEMTSEESSEAADSEGAEMADTATSYPVYMLLGLAIAAFGSLLLLKRRVHS